One region of Eleutherodactylus coqui strain aEleCoq1 chromosome 5, aEleCoq1.hap1, whole genome shotgun sequence genomic DNA includes:
- the TOMM5 gene encoding mitochondrial import receptor subunit TOM5 homolog has product MFRLEGLGPKADPEEMRAKMRRDVISSVRNFLLYVAVLRITPYILKKLDSI; this is encoded by the exons ATGTTCCGGCTGGAAGGTCTTGGGCCAAAAGCTGACCCAGAAGAGATGCGAGCCAAGATGCGGCGGGATGTCATCAGCTCGGTGCGGAACTTCCTGCTCTACGTGGCCGTGCTGAGGATCA CTCCATATATCTTGAAGAAGCTGGACAGTATATGA